One segment of Macrotis lagotis isolate mMagLag1 chromosome 1, bilby.v1.9.chrom.fasta, whole genome shotgun sequence DNA contains the following:
- the CRTAM gene encoding cytotoxic and regulatory T-cell molecule: protein MTLWTVLILLAWFPLQGASLTNHTEVLIVEEGQMLTLKCVISQAKKSSLQWLSPSGFTIFFDKHPVLRNQKYQLLHYSSHQLTINIMNVTLQDEGVYKCLHYSKPVRSKEMKVIVIAPPSKPTLEASTIKTINGEEVLLKCFTKGSKPPPQITWLLNNGIELYGETQHTFEQDGKKCNTISTLKILAYRENATANCIVRHEGLRGEKLVVPFRFEDMDQDSDSMENSTLSFQSSQNSSEPATEEFSFVSINTTEHELTIQKSDFTTEANPLAVEITKKKHGILLIILVSFLILVLFIIVQLFLIKLRKAHVTWKKENDISELTLESYRSRSNNDDSSSQEKNGQVFSQKCGMKYIITSYMERKSKNPKENVKNSTLKQEQNHIPETIV, encoded by the exons ATGACTTTGTGGACGGTTCTCATTCTGCTCGCTTGGTTCCCCTTGCAAG gGGCATCTTTGACTAATCACACAGAAGTTCTCATAGTAGAGGAAGGCCAGATGCTCACTCTAAAATGTGTCATTTCTCAAGCTAAGAAGTCATCCCTCCAATGGTTATCGCCCTCTGggtttacaattttttttgacaaacatCCTG TTTTGAGAAATCAAAAATATCAACTACTACATTACTCCAGTCATCAGCTCACCATCAACATAATGAATGTAACTCTTCAGGATGAAGGCGTGTACAAATGCTTACATTATAGCAAACCAGTGAGAagcaaggaaatgaaagtaattgTAATAG CACCTCCTTCCAAGCCAACACTGGAAGCATCAACCATCAAAACTATCAATGGGGAAGAAGTGCTGCTAAAATGTTTCACAAAAGGAAGCAAGCCCCCTCCACAGATAACCTGGCTTTTGAACAATGGCATTGAACTTTATG GTGAAACTCAACATACATTTGAACAAGATGGAAAGAAGTGCAATACCATAAGTACGCTTAAAATTCTTGCATACAGGGAAAATGCAACTGCTAACTGCATCGTCCGACATGAAGGCCTCAGAGGGGAAAAACTTGTAGTGCCATTTCGATTTGAAGATATGG ATCAAGATTCAGATAGTATGGAAAATAGCACATTATCCTTTCAGTCTTCTCAGAATTCCTCTGAACCTG CAACAGAAGAGTTCAGTTTTGTGTCTATTAATACAACAGAACATGAACTAACTATTCAGAAATCTGACTTCACTACTG AAGCAAATCCACTTGCTGTggaaatcacaaaaaagaaacatggaatTCTGTTGATCATTCTTGTGTCCTTCCTCATTTTAGTCCTCTTCATTATAGTACAACTCTTTCTAATAAAGCTACGGAAAGCACATGTGACTTGGAAAAAAG AAAACGACATTTCGGAATTGACACTGGAAAGTTACAGATCTAGGTCAAATAATGATGACTCATCATCTCAGGAAAAGAAtggccaag TTTTCAGTCAGAAGTGTGGTATGAAATATATTATAACATCATATATGGAAAGAAAATCCAAGAAcccaaaagaaaatgtaaagaattcTACACTGAAGCAAGAACAGAATCATATACCAGAAACTATTGTATAA